The Anastrepha ludens isolate Willacy chromosome 2, idAnaLude1.1, whole genome shotgun sequence genome contains a region encoding:
- the LOC128855277 gene encoding valacyclovir hydrolase, with translation MLQVRPSLYSRVLRPIMNLATLHRENHTEAKVQVSDNVAINYVQSGSGDKSVLLMPGALGSAWTDFKPQIEMLPQLLPNHTIIAWDPPGYGKSRPPAREFGLDFFQKDASYAVDLMRALGRPKFSILGWSDGGITGIIVAGRFADCVENLIIWGAGAYLNAEEEKALKAIRDVQKWSPRMREPMEKVYGVEEFRKLWAAWVDAAAAIYKDCKGDFCCAEVNQVKAPTFILHGKKDPMIAAEHIPYLRERIQGCKYYEFPEGKHNIHLRYAEEFNKLVAEFLLQKS, from the exons ATGCTGCAAGTACGACCCAGCCTCTACAGCCGAGTGCTGAGACCAATAATGAATCTTGCTACTTTACATCGCGAAAATCATACCGAAGCTAAAGTGCAGGTAAGTGATAACGTCGCTATCAATTATGTGCAAAGCGGCAGTGGTGACAAAAGTGTGCTGCTAATGCCCGGCGCATTAGGGTCTGCGTGGACGGACTTTAAGCCCCAAATCGAGATGCTGCCTCAACTTTTGCCTAACCATACAATCATCGCGTGGGACCCACCAGGCTATGGAAAGTCCCGACCACCCGCGCGAGAATTTGGTCTCGACTTCTTCCAAAAAGATGCAAGCTATGCTGTGGATCTAATGCGTGCTCTGGGTCGTCCTAAATTTTCAATACTAGGATGGAGTGATGGTGGTATAACTGGTATTATTGTAGCAGGTCGCTTTGCCGATTGTGtcgaaaatttgataatttgggGTGCTGGCGCTTATTTGAATGCCGAAGAGGAGAAAGCGTTAAAAg CTATTCGTGATGTACAGAAGTGGTCACCTCGGATGCGAGAACCAATGGAAAAGGTCTATGGGGTGGAGGAATTTAGAAAATTGTGGGCGGCATGGGTTGATGCCGCAGCGGCAATATATAAAGATTGCAAAGGTGATTTTTGTTGTGCTGAAGTGAATCAAGTGAAAGCGCCGACATTTATATTACACGGAAAGAAGGATCCAATGATTGCCGCTGAGCATATACCATACCTAAGAGAACGTATTCAAGGCTGCAA GTACTACGAATTTCCCGAAGGTAAACATAATATTCACCTGCGCTATGCTGAAGAATTCAACAAATTAGTGGCAGAGTTCTTGCTGCAAAAGTCCTAG
- the LOC128855278 gene encoding protein D3-like, whose translation MEANGIIPDIIDTKPKALLEVNYPSGVKVDLGKELTPTQVKDQPTVTWKAESDALYTLAMVDPDAPSRAEPTSREILHWLVINIPANKVAEGQTVAEYVGSGAPQGTGLHRYVFLVFKQPAKIDTTKFIPKTSREGRLKVKTRDYIAKYNLGEPVAGNFYQAQYDDYVPILRAQFTE comes from the exons ATGGAGGCAAACGGCATTATTCCGGACATTATCGATACCAAACCCAAAGCACTACTGGAG GTGAACTATCCCAGTGGTGTGAAGGTGGATTTGGGTAAAGAACTCACTCCAACTCAGGTAAAAGATCAACCCACAGTTACTTGGAAAGCGGAGAGCGATGCTTTATACACTTTGGCAATGGTAGACCCAGATGCACCATCGCGTGCTGAACCAACAAGTCGTGAAATTTTGCACTGGCTTGTAATCAATATTCCGGCCAATAAAGTAGCTGAAGGTCAAACAGTCGCTGAATACGTTGGCTCTGGCGCTCCACAAGGAACTGGTCTGCACCGCTACGTCTTTCTAGTCTTCAAACAGCCAGCCAAGATTGATACTACAAAATTTATTCCCAAAAC GTCTCGTGAAGGTCGTCTTAAAGTGAAGACAAGAGATTATATTGCCAAGTATAATTTGGGTGAACCAGTTGCTGGAAACTTCTACCAGGCACAATACGATGATTATGTGCCCATATTAAGAGCGCAATTTACTGAGTGA